The genomic stretch TGTACTCCTCAAAAGCAAATTGATAAGAGGGGAGTGAGTCCATGTATCACAACTTGCAAAAATTGTTGACTTTATCATTTTTTTGTCCTTATAAGGGGAGCCTTTGAGCAACGGTTGAGTTGTCTCCATGTGACCTTTTGAGTTCAAGTCGTGGAAACAGCCACTTATGGAATTATCAGGCTAAGCTACGTATATTACACCCTTTGGGTGTGACCCCTTCCCTCCATCCTGCATTAATGCGGTATGCTTGTGCTCCGCTGGCAACCCCACCCTCCTGCCACCCGGCACGtcctttatctttttctttcctGAATCTCATTATTTTAGTGACTGGTATACTGTTtgtattttatctttctttttttttgttctgtTTAATCTATCATCTTTTTAGGGTACATAAGCCATAGGTAATAGAGACATTTAGGTTAATTAAGGGAAAAGGTTATAAAACCATGATGTGATTGAAATTGGTAAAAATAAGTTGTATAGAGTTAACTGTTTTGGAAGTGTTTTGATAATGCATCTAAAGAATAAAGAACTTTAACGTGGCAAAGTTGGAAACTAGTCTCCAAGGAAATAGGACTAAGGGAATTAGTAAAATTATTTATGGAATATAGACTCATAGTTGGAAGGGTTGTGATCCGATGAAACTATGTATGCAACATTTAAATCTAACTTCAACCAACTCAAATTTTGCAGTTTCAGTAGAAGAGCAAGCCCCATTGCCAAAGCCGGCTGATCCTGCAGCAAAATTATCAAGCGATGAGATTGCACCACTTTCAGGAAATCCATTCTTTCATGTAGTTCTTTCAAAATCACATGTTCGTCGTAGTTGTCTCATGGTAATTTCACATTATGTTATAATTTCATTTGCCTCTTATATAGTCAGAGAAGATTAAGAAGTCATATGAATGTCTAAATTTCTGATGAATATCAATCTTCCACATTTCAGAATACCATTTCTGTTTAATTTAAGGTTATGAATTAGATTACAACGGATGCATGTTTGCACTTGATGTCTTCAATGGAAAGGATAAGAATACACAAAATCAGGATGCAGCAACCTTAATGTTGTGCTAAGACTGACCctaaaacatttttttcttttacatttcgATTATTGCTTCGAATTTTTAATAGTCATTGGAGCTGAATGCACTTGTTCTTTCAAAGGTCCATTTCATGTATagggatttttttttaaactctACTGTGCCTGTTGAGCACATGAAAACACAAGACAATTTAATGTTTGTGTTAGctataaaatatttattctcTTCTTATACACTTccaataataaattaatcatgTTAAAATCTTATATTGGTAAATAGGGGCCATCAAAGGACTTGGTAGATATACTTCCATTTGCTGAGGTCCCTACTGTTCTTAAGTGTGGAGGTGAGAGCTGGGACATGGTGTATCGTGGACATGCTCCGGGTCGCAAGTTCTTTGATGGAGGCTGGAGAAAATTTGTCAAAGCTAATTGTTTGGTAGAGGGAGATGCTTGTGTTTTCGAGCTCATGGCAAACAGTGATGAGAAAATTGTCTTTGAAGTTCAAATTCTCAGAGGTGATGTCCCCAAAGTGTTTTTTAAAAGGGATAGAATTGGTGAAAGTGAACAGAAGCCAATTGTCATTGACTAGTGAACCGCAATATGGTATAGTATTGCAGGGTTTCTTTTGGTGCTTAGGTTGCTGCAACTAATTGTTTGGAATATCTGTTTAGTGAATGAATGCATTggaatatttttgtatattgtgTTGTTGACTTGCTCTAGATAGATAGTAAGTGCTTGAGTATGCAATGTAAAATATGTTTCATAAATCAAAAGTAATGGTTTGTTTGTACTAATTAGAAGGGCAAAAAATGTCATCATAATAAGTATACTCGGTTATTGAAATAGCTAAATTTGTTTGGGATGTCTTTGGGTatgaatttgatttttgatATGGGGAAGATGTGTTAAGAAATGGCCTAATATGccctttatttattttagtctGTTTATAGTCGCAACTATTGTCATAGTCAACAAGGTGgaaacttccaagaaaagactTAGAAATGGGAGGCCGGGCGATCCTGCCGGTGAACTGACTGTACCTCAAACCAGGGAATGCTTCGAAATCTTCGGCATTGATGTATCCTTCAGTTCCACCATGATCT from Arachis stenosperma cultivar V10309 chromosome 9, arast.V10309.gnm1.PFL2, whole genome shotgun sequence encodes the following:
- the LOC130948607 gene encoding B3 domain-containing protein Os04g0386900-like, which gives rise to MSSPGSSSTSRVSVEEQAPLPKPADPAAKLSSDEIAPLSGNPFFHVVLSKSHVRRSCLMGPSKDLVDILPFAEVPTVLKCGGESWDMVYRGHAPGRKFFDGGWRKFVKANCLVEGDACVFELMANSDEKIVFEVQILRGDVPKVFFKRDRIGESEQKPIVID